The following proteins are encoded in a genomic region of Labeo rohita strain BAU-BD-2019 chromosome 5, IGBB_LRoh.1.0, whole genome shotgun sequence:
- the LOC127165364 gene encoding nucleus accumbens-associated protein 2 codes for MSQMLHMEIPNFGSMVLGSLNEQRLQGQYCDVSILVKGQAFKAHRAVLAASSLYFRDLFSGSSKAQFELPSSVTPACFQQILSFCYTGKLTMAASEQLVVMYTAGYLQIQHIVERGMDLMFKANSPHCDSATAAMDEPNSGPQSPSNHPPVPAGWSPSLPSQARRIKLEEPLAKRAAGNDGTRSGRGALLFSAGAFPAGAQAYLGERSSPGASSLPTTDSPTSYQNEDEEFEEEPFDADETYSQLCGRSANPYGVAEKPEMAVMPVSLENRSCVLIRRDLVALPASLISQIGYRCHPKLYTEGDPGEKLELVAGTGVFMTRGQLMNCHLCAGVKHKVLLRRLLATFFDRNTLANSCGTGIRSSTSDPSRKPLDSRVLNAVKLYCQNFAPNFKESEMNVIAADMCTNARRVRKRWLPKIQSMLPDGMEVYQGSAVAAGVSLGIGGLPVGVQLPFEPDFKNLLPSGLSLYAERKEAVRTHLPLDGDGPDLPRDGGEEETQAEEDEEEETQTDSGDGTLGAGPVKPEAEGGVSVATPPDRQQQEEEFVDGLRVNGQ; via the exons ATGTCCCAGATGCTCCACATGGAGATCCCTAACTTCGGCAGCATGGTGCTGGGCTCCCTGAACGAGCAGCGGCTGCAGGGCCAGTACTGTGATGTCTCCATCCTGGTGAAGGGCCAGGCGTTCAAAGCCCACCGTGCCGTGTTGGCCGCCAGCAGCCTGTATTTCCGCGACCTGTTCAGCGGCAGCAGCAAAGCGCAGTTCGAGCTGCCATCCTCTGTTACACCGGCCTGTTTCCAGCAGATCCTCAGCTTCTGCTACACGGGGAAGCTGACCATGGCCGCCAGCGAGCAGCTGGTCGTGATGTACACGGCCGGGTACCTGCAGATCCAGCACATCGTGGAGCGTGGCATGGACCTCATGTTCAAAGCCAACTCGCCGCACTGCGACTCGGCCACAGCTGCCATGGACGAGCCCAATTCGGGCCCGCAGAGTCCCAGCAACCACCCGCCGGTGCCAGCCGGCTGGTCGCCCTCGCTGCCGTCGCAGGCCCGCAGGATCAAGCTGGAGGAGCCGCTGGCCAAACGAGCTGCCGGCAATGACGGGACACGTTCAGGACGGGGCGCGCTACTGTTCTCAGCAGGAGCGTTTCCGGCTGGGGCGCAGGCGTATCTGGGAGAGCGTTCAAGTCCGGGAGCTTCCAGCCTCCCGACCACCGACAGCCCCACGTCTTACCAGAATGAAGACGAGGAGTTTGAAGAGGAGCCGTTTGACGCAGACGAGACCTACAGCCAGCTATGTGGCCGCTCGGCCAATCCTTATGGAG TGGCAGAGAAGCCGGAGATGGCGGTCATGCCGGTGTCGCTGGAGAACCGCTCCTGTGTGCTGATCCGCAGGGATCTGGTGGCTCTGCCTGCTAGTCTCATCAGTCAGATCGGCTACCGATGCCATCCCAAACTCTACACGGAGGGAGATCCCGGAGAGAAACTGGAACTGGTGGCAG GCACAGGTGTGTTCATGACCAGAGGTCAGCTGATGAACTGTCATCTGTGTGCTGGTGTCAAACACAAGGTGCTGCTGCGCAGGCTCCTCGCAACCTTCTTTGACAG GAACACGCTAGCAAACAGCTGTGGGACGGGGATCCGATCGTCAACCAGTGACCCCAGCCGAAAACCACTGGACAGTCGAGTCCTGAACGCTGTCAAAC TTTACTGTCAGAACTTCGCGCCCAACTTTAAGGAAAGCGAGATGAACGTCATCGCTGCGGACATGTGCACCAATGCGCGGCGCGTGCGGAAGCGCTGGCTTCCCAAGATCCAGTCCATGCTGCCGGATGGGATGGAGGTGTACCAGGGCTCGGCGGTGGCGGCGGGCGTCAGTCTGGGCATCGGCGGCCTCCCGGTGGGCGTTCAACTACCCTTCGAGCCGGACTTTAAGAACCTGCTTCCCTCTGGCCTGAGCCTCTACGCCGAGCGCAAGGAAGCCGTGAGAACTCACTTACCGCTGGATGGCGACGGCCCTGATCTCCCGCGGGACGGAGGTGAGGAGGAGACGCAGGCCGAGGAGGACGAGGAGGAAGAGACCCAGACCGACAGTGGCGATGGGACGTTGGGGGCGGGGCCTGTCAAGCCCGAAGCTGAGGGTGGGGTCAGTGTGGCCACACCCCCTGACAGGCAGCAGCAGGAGGAGGAGTTTGTGGACGGCCTGAGAGTAAATGGGCAGTGA